One Hevea brasiliensis isolate MT/VB/25A 57/8 chromosome 5, ASM3005281v1, whole genome shotgun sequence genomic region harbors:
- the LOC110655732 gene encoding protein RRP6-like 2 isoform X1: protein MSEDAMNIDQTSKSPSKSQTLQTLNTGPLSSSLSSLSGSCRTIPSNKDFHFYYNFDEFKLPVQQISAKSQSLLESIGSSNRVFKDKLQFPGDVDIDDAYDWLVNVNDEILERFDASVDEFRSIRKKEEETGRVSGMDTESGFQLVYGKKKKGLVNSSSGSASDSVCDSGVKVADIKAKAVKAKVPFHIPTIKKPQDEYNILVNNSNQRFEHVWLQRSEDGSGFVHPLEKLSVLDFVDKSTGNLEPVSPLPLEHTPFKLVEEVKDLKELAAKLCGVDEFAVDLEHNQYRSFQGLTCLMQISTRTEDFIVDTLKLRIHVGPYLREVFKDPTKKKVMHGADRDIIWLQRDFGIYICNLFDTGQASRVLKLDRNSLEYLLHHFCGITANKEYQNADWRLRPLSNEMLRYAREDTHYLLYIYDLMRTMLLSMPNGIESSDSPLLEVYRRSYDVCMQLYEKELLTESSYLHIYGLQNAGFNAQQLAIVAGLFEWRDVVARAEDESTGYILPNKTLLEIAKQMPVTPQKLRRVLKTKHPYVERNLGSIVNIIRHAMQNTAEFEAAAQLLKDGHTVTASLENIELNDNCEGFAADKHTNLETAGTETIYDGNRNTLQATSPQLRKGPLQTKIRRDQQGGSCTRHGENGVESSSNVSELHRENFPVSLQNMDPVTPDTGATVQVLKKPTGAFGAMLGSASAAAKRRFDIDKKDKEEIKLERIRNSVNLPFHSFLGRNDPKPVVEEPTTVSEIPRVEESFAVPLASSNLEEIIVLDDDSDVEVLENDDSKIKDSHGDSKADKERASLSDLSTSFQKCFQSSNQNRAIEKTRKSEEPTGLLKLKPFDYAAAIRFGKDHEEKSKQVGDKDQSSLDSVSRKRSSVVHGVEKDDGTKEFPQGRRRQAFPATGNRSATFR, encoded by the exons ATGAGCGAAGATGCTATGAACATTGATCAAACTTCGAAAAGCCCTTCCAAATCCCAAACTTTACAAACCCTAAACACAGGACCGCTATCTTCTTCACTATCCAGTCTTTCAGGCTCGTGTCGTACGATCCCTTCAAACAAAGATTTCCATTTTTACTATAACTTCGATGAATTTAAGCTTCCTGTCCAACAAATTTCCGCGAAATCGCAATCACTGCTCGAATCAATCGGCTCCTCCAATCGCGTTTTTAAGGATAAACTTCAGTTTCCTGGAGATGTTGATATTGATGACGCTTACGACTGGCTTGTTAACGTTAACGATGAGATCTTGGAGCGTTTTGACGCTTCTGTCGATGAATTCCGGAGCATCAGAAAGAAGGAAGAGGAAACTGGTCGGGTATCGGGGATGGACACGGAGAGCGGATTTCAGTTGGTTTATGGGAAGAAAAAGAAGGGTTTAGTGAATTCGAGTAGTGGCTCGGCGAGTGACTCGGTGTGTGATTCTGGAGTGAAGGTAGCTGATATTAAGGCAAAGGCAGTGAAAGCAAAGGTCCCGTTTCATATACCTACAATAAAGAAGCCTCAAGACGAGTATAATATATTGGTGAATAATTCGAACCAGCGGTTTGAGCATGTTTGGTTGCAGAGGAGTGAGGACGGGTCGGGATTTGTTCATCCTCTG GAAAAGCTGTCTGTTTTGGATTTTGTGGATAAAAGTACTGGGAATCTTGAGCCTGTATCACCACTCCCCTTGGAGCATACCCCATTCAAGCTTGTGGAAGAAGTCAAAGATCTGAAAGAGCTGGCAGCTAAATTGTGCGGTGTAGATgaatttgcg GTTGATCTGGAACATAATCAGTATCGCTCATTCCAAGGGTTGACATGCTTGATGCAAATTTCTACTAGAACTGAGGATTTTATTGTAGATACTTTAAAGCTTCGAATACATGTTGGGCCATACCTTAGGGAAGTTTTCAAGGATCCCACCAAGAAAAAG gtCATGCATGGAGCAGATCGAGATATTATATGGCTTCAACGGGACTTTGgcatatatatctgcaatctgtttGACACTGGACAG GCCTCTAGAGTATTGAAGCTGGATAGAAATAGTTTGGAGTATCTTTTGCATCACTTTTGTGGAATCACTGCCAACAAAGA ATACCAGAATGCAGATTGGAGATTACGCCCTCTTTCTAATGAGATGCTTAG ATATGCTAGAGAAGATACCCACTATCTGTTGTATATCTATGATTTGATGAGAACCATGTTGCTTTCAATGCCTAATGGCATTGAAAGTTCTGATAGTCCTCTATTGGAG GTCTACAGACGCAGTTATGATGTGTGCATGCAGCTTTATGAGAAGGAGCTTTTGACAGAAAGTTCATATCTCCACATTTATGG GTTGCAGAATGCTGGTTTCAATGCTCAGCAGCTTGCCATTGTTGCA GGACTCTTTGAGTGGAGAGATGTTGTTGCCCGTGCTGAAGATGAGAGCACAGGCTATATATTACCAAACAAAACTCTTCTTGAAATTG CCAAACAGATGCCTGTTACGCCTCAAAAGTTGCGTCGAGTATTGAAAACAAAGCACCCATATGTTGAGCGAAACCTTGGTTCCATTGTTAACATAATTAGGCATGCCATGCAAAATACTGCCGAGTTTGAAGCTGCTGCTCAACTTTTAAAGGATGGACACACTGTAACG gCCTCACTGGAAAACATAGAACTTAATGATAATTGTGAAGGCTTTGCCGCTGATAAGCACACAAATCTGGAGACTGCTGGAACAGAGACCATTTATGATGGCAATAGGAATACTCTCCAAGCAACTTCTCCACAGCTCAGAAAGGGGCCTTTGCAGACAAAGATTCGCAGAGATCAACAAGGAGGCTCTTGTACGCGTCATGGTGAAAATGGTGTTGAATCCAGTAGTAATGTTTCTGAGCTTCACAGAGAAAACTTCCCTGTTTCACTGCAGAACATGGATCCAGTTACGCCT GATACTGGAGCAACTGTTCAGGTTTTAAAGAAGCCAACTGGTGCTTTTGGAGCAATGCTGGGAAGTGCAAGTGCAGCCGCAAAGAGAAGGTTTGATATTGACAAAAAG GACAAAGAAGAGATCAAGCTGGAAAGGATCAGGAATTCTGTAAATCTTCCATTCCATTCATTTTTGGGCAGAAATGATCCAAAACCAGTTGTGGAAGAGCCCACTACAGTTTCAGAAATTCCACGTGTTGAAGAATCTTTTGCTGTCCCACTGGCCAGTTCCAATTTAGAAGAAATTATAGTGTTGGACGATGATTCAGATGTAGAGGTATTAGAGAATGATGATTCAAAAATCAAAGATTCTCACGGGGATAGCAAAGCAGACAAAGAACGTGCATCTCTCTCTGATCTTTCTACAAGCTTCCAGAAGTGCTTCCAGTCTAGCAATCAAAATAGAGCAATTGAAAAAACCCGAAAATCTGAAGAACCAACTGGCCTTCTAAAGTTGAAGCCATTTGATTATGCTGCTGCGATCAGATTTGGGAAAGATCACGAGGAAAAATCAAAACAAGTGGGTGACAAAGATCAGAGCTCACTTGATTCTGTCAGTAGGAAAAGAAGTTCGGTTGTTCATGGAGTTGAGAAAGATGATGGGACCAAAGAATTTCCACAAGGTAGAAGACGTCAGGCTTTTCCAGCCACTGGAAATCGAAGTGCAACTTTTCGATGA
- the LOC110655732 gene encoding protein RRP6-like 2 isoform X3, which yields MSEDAMNIDQTSKSPSKSQTLQTLNTGPLSSSLSSLSGSCRTIPSNKDFHFYYNFDEFKLPVQQISAKSQSLLESIGSSNRVFKDKLQFPGDVDIDDAYDWLVNVNDEILERFDASVDEFRSIRKKEEETGRVSGMDTESGFQLVYGKKKKGLVNSSSGSASDSVCDSGVKVADIKAKAVKAKVPFHIPTIKKPQDEYNILVNNSNQRFEHVWLQRSEDGSGFVHPLEKLSVLDFVDKSTGNLEPVSPLPLEHTPFKLVEEVKDLKELAAKLCGVDEFAVDLEHNQYRSFQGLTCLMQISTRTEDFIVDTLKLRIHVGPYLREVFKDPTKKKVMHGADRDIIWLQRDFGIYICNLFDTGQASRVLKLDRNSLEYLLHHFCGITANKEYQNADWRLRPLSNEMLRYAREDTHYLLYIYDLMRTMLLSMPNGIESSDSPLLEVYRRSYDVCMQLYEKELLTESSYLHIYGLQNAGFNAQQLAIVAGLFEWRDVVARAEDESTGYILPNKTLLEIAKQMPVTPQKLRRVLKTKHPYVERNLGSIVNIIRHAMQNTAEFEAAAQLLKDGHTVTDTGATVQVLKKPTGAFGAMLGSASAAAKRRFDIDKKDKEEIKLERIRNSVNLPFHSFLGRNDPKPVVEEPTTVSEIPRVEESFAVPLASSNLEEIIVLDDDSDVEVLENDDSKIKDSHGDSKADKERASLSDLSTSFQKCFQSSNQNRAIEKTRKSEEPTGLLKLKPFDYAAAIRFGKDHEEKSKQVGDKDQSSLDSVSRKRSSVVHGVEKDDGTKEFPQGRRRQAFPATGNRSATFR from the exons ATGAGCGAAGATGCTATGAACATTGATCAAACTTCGAAAAGCCCTTCCAAATCCCAAACTTTACAAACCCTAAACACAGGACCGCTATCTTCTTCACTATCCAGTCTTTCAGGCTCGTGTCGTACGATCCCTTCAAACAAAGATTTCCATTTTTACTATAACTTCGATGAATTTAAGCTTCCTGTCCAACAAATTTCCGCGAAATCGCAATCACTGCTCGAATCAATCGGCTCCTCCAATCGCGTTTTTAAGGATAAACTTCAGTTTCCTGGAGATGTTGATATTGATGACGCTTACGACTGGCTTGTTAACGTTAACGATGAGATCTTGGAGCGTTTTGACGCTTCTGTCGATGAATTCCGGAGCATCAGAAAGAAGGAAGAGGAAACTGGTCGGGTATCGGGGATGGACACGGAGAGCGGATTTCAGTTGGTTTATGGGAAGAAAAAGAAGGGTTTAGTGAATTCGAGTAGTGGCTCGGCGAGTGACTCGGTGTGTGATTCTGGAGTGAAGGTAGCTGATATTAAGGCAAAGGCAGTGAAAGCAAAGGTCCCGTTTCATATACCTACAATAAAGAAGCCTCAAGACGAGTATAATATATTGGTGAATAATTCGAACCAGCGGTTTGAGCATGTTTGGTTGCAGAGGAGTGAGGACGGGTCGGGATTTGTTCATCCTCTG GAAAAGCTGTCTGTTTTGGATTTTGTGGATAAAAGTACTGGGAATCTTGAGCCTGTATCACCACTCCCCTTGGAGCATACCCCATTCAAGCTTGTGGAAGAAGTCAAAGATCTGAAAGAGCTGGCAGCTAAATTGTGCGGTGTAGATgaatttgcg GTTGATCTGGAACATAATCAGTATCGCTCATTCCAAGGGTTGACATGCTTGATGCAAATTTCTACTAGAACTGAGGATTTTATTGTAGATACTTTAAAGCTTCGAATACATGTTGGGCCATACCTTAGGGAAGTTTTCAAGGATCCCACCAAGAAAAAG gtCATGCATGGAGCAGATCGAGATATTATATGGCTTCAACGGGACTTTGgcatatatatctgcaatctgtttGACACTGGACAG GCCTCTAGAGTATTGAAGCTGGATAGAAATAGTTTGGAGTATCTTTTGCATCACTTTTGTGGAATCACTGCCAACAAAGA ATACCAGAATGCAGATTGGAGATTACGCCCTCTTTCTAATGAGATGCTTAG ATATGCTAGAGAAGATACCCACTATCTGTTGTATATCTATGATTTGATGAGAACCATGTTGCTTTCAATGCCTAATGGCATTGAAAGTTCTGATAGTCCTCTATTGGAG GTCTACAGACGCAGTTATGATGTGTGCATGCAGCTTTATGAGAAGGAGCTTTTGACAGAAAGTTCATATCTCCACATTTATGG GTTGCAGAATGCTGGTTTCAATGCTCAGCAGCTTGCCATTGTTGCA GGACTCTTTGAGTGGAGAGATGTTGTTGCCCGTGCTGAAGATGAGAGCACAGGCTATATATTACCAAACAAAACTCTTCTTGAAATTG CCAAACAGATGCCTGTTACGCCTCAAAAGTTGCGTCGAGTATTGAAAACAAAGCACCCATATGTTGAGCGAAACCTTGGTTCCATTGTTAACATAATTAGGCATGCCATGCAAAATACTGCCGAGTTTGAAGCTGCTGCTCAACTTTTAAAGGATGGACACACTGTAACG GATACTGGAGCAACTGTTCAGGTTTTAAAGAAGCCAACTGGTGCTTTTGGAGCAATGCTGGGAAGTGCAAGTGCAGCCGCAAAGAGAAGGTTTGATATTGACAAAAAG GACAAAGAAGAGATCAAGCTGGAAAGGATCAGGAATTCTGTAAATCTTCCATTCCATTCATTTTTGGGCAGAAATGATCCAAAACCAGTTGTGGAAGAGCCCACTACAGTTTCAGAAATTCCACGTGTTGAAGAATCTTTTGCTGTCCCACTGGCCAGTTCCAATTTAGAAGAAATTATAGTGTTGGACGATGATTCAGATGTAGAGGTATTAGAGAATGATGATTCAAAAATCAAAGATTCTCACGGGGATAGCAAAGCAGACAAAGAACGTGCATCTCTCTCTGATCTTTCTACAAGCTTCCAGAAGTGCTTCCAGTCTAGCAATCAAAATAGAGCAATTGAAAAAACCCGAAAATCTGAAGAACCAACTGGCCTTCTAAAGTTGAAGCCATTTGATTATGCTGCTGCGATCAGATTTGGGAAAGATCACGAGGAAAAATCAAAACAAGTGGGTGACAAAGATCAGAGCTCACTTGATTCTGTCAGTAGGAAAAGAAGTTCGGTTGTTCATGGAGTTGAGAAAGATGATGGGACCAAAGAATTTCCACAAGGTAGAAGACGTCAGGCTTTTCCAGCCACTGGAAATCGAAGTGCAACTTTTCGATGA
- the LOC110655732 gene encoding protein RRP6-like 2 isoform X2, protein MSEDAMNIDQTSKSPSKSQTLQTLNTGPLSSSLSSLSGSCRTIPSNKDFHFYYNFDEFKLPVQQISAKSQSLLESIGSSNRVFKDKLQFPGDVDIDDAYDWLVNVNDEILERFDASVDEFRSIRKKEEETGRVSGMDTESGFQLVYGKKKKGLVNSSSGSASDSVCDSGVKVADIKAKAVKAKVPFHIPTIKKPQDEYNILVNNSNQRFEHVWLQRSEDGSGFVHPLEKLSVLDFVDKSTGNLEPVSPLPLEHTPFKLVEEVKDLKELAAKLCGVDEFAVDLEHNQYRSFQGLTCLMQISTRTEDFIVDTLKLRIHVGPYLREVFKDPTKKKVMHGADRDIIWLQRDFGIYICNLFDTGQASRVLKLDRNSLEYLLHHFCGITANKEYQNADWRLRPLSNEMLRYAREDTHYLLYIYDLMRTMLLSMPNGIESSDSPLLEVYRRSYDVCMQLYEKELLTESSYLHIYGLQNAGFNAQQLAIVAGLFEWRDVVARAEDESTGYILPNKTLLEIAKQMPVTPQKLRRVLKTKHPYVERNLGSIVNIIRHAMQNTAEFEAAAQLLKDGHTVTASLENIELNDNCEGFAADKHTNLETAGTETIYDGNRNTLQATSPQLRKGPLQTKIRRDQQGGSCTRHGENGVESSSNVSELHRENFPVSLQNMDPDTGATVQVLKKPTGAFGAMLGSASAAAKRRFDIDKKDKEEIKLERIRNSVNLPFHSFLGRNDPKPVVEEPTTVSEIPRVEESFAVPLASSNLEEIIVLDDDSDVEVLENDDSKIKDSHGDSKADKERASLSDLSTSFQKCFQSSNQNRAIEKTRKSEEPTGLLKLKPFDYAAAIRFGKDHEEKSKQVGDKDQSSLDSVSRKRSSVVHGVEKDDGTKEFPQGRRRQAFPATGNRSATFR, encoded by the exons ATGAGCGAAGATGCTATGAACATTGATCAAACTTCGAAAAGCCCTTCCAAATCCCAAACTTTACAAACCCTAAACACAGGACCGCTATCTTCTTCACTATCCAGTCTTTCAGGCTCGTGTCGTACGATCCCTTCAAACAAAGATTTCCATTTTTACTATAACTTCGATGAATTTAAGCTTCCTGTCCAACAAATTTCCGCGAAATCGCAATCACTGCTCGAATCAATCGGCTCCTCCAATCGCGTTTTTAAGGATAAACTTCAGTTTCCTGGAGATGTTGATATTGATGACGCTTACGACTGGCTTGTTAACGTTAACGATGAGATCTTGGAGCGTTTTGACGCTTCTGTCGATGAATTCCGGAGCATCAGAAAGAAGGAAGAGGAAACTGGTCGGGTATCGGGGATGGACACGGAGAGCGGATTTCAGTTGGTTTATGGGAAGAAAAAGAAGGGTTTAGTGAATTCGAGTAGTGGCTCGGCGAGTGACTCGGTGTGTGATTCTGGAGTGAAGGTAGCTGATATTAAGGCAAAGGCAGTGAAAGCAAAGGTCCCGTTTCATATACCTACAATAAAGAAGCCTCAAGACGAGTATAATATATTGGTGAATAATTCGAACCAGCGGTTTGAGCATGTTTGGTTGCAGAGGAGTGAGGACGGGTCGGGATTTGTTCATCCTCTG GAAAAGCTGTCTGTTTTGGATTTTGTGGATAAAAGTACTGGGAATCTTGAGCCTGTATCACCACTCCCCTTGGAGCATACCCCATTCAAGCTTGTGGAAGAAGTCAAAGATCTGAAAGAGCTGGCAGCTAAATTGTGCGGTGTAGATgaatttgcg GTTGATCTGGAACATAATCAGTATCGCTCATTCCAAGGGTTGACATGCTTGATGCAAATTTCTACTAGAACTGAGGATTTTATTGTAGATACTTTAAAGCTTCGAATACATGTTGGGCCATACCTTAGGGAAGTTTTCAAGGATCCCACCAAGAAAAAG gtCATGCATGGAGCAGATCGAGATATTATATGGCTTCAACGGGACTTTGgcatatatatctgcaatctgtttGACACTGGACAG GCCTCTAGAGTATTGAAGCTGGATAGAAATAGTTTGGAGTATCTTTTGCATCACTTTTGTGGAATCACTGCCAACAAAGA ATACCAGAATGCAGATTGGAGATTACGCCCTCTTTCTAATGAGATGCTTAG ATATGCTAGAGAAGATACCCACTATCTGTTGTATATCTATGATTTGATGAGAACCATGTTGCTTTCAATGCCTAATGGCATTGAAAGTTCTGATAGTCCTCTATTGGAG GTCTACAGACGCAGTTATGATGTGTGCATGCAGCTTTATGAGAAGGAGCTTTTGACAGAAAGTTCATATCTCCACATTTATGG GTTGCAGAATGCTGGTTTCAATGCTCAGCAGCTTGCCATTGTTGCA GGACTCTTTGAGTGGAGAGATGTTGTTGCCCGTGCTGAAGATGAGAGCACAGGCTATATATTACCAAACAAAACTCTTCTTGAAATTG CCAAACAGATGCCTGTTACGCCTCAAAAGTTGCGTCGAGTATTGAAAACAAAGCACCCATATGTTGAGCGAAACCTTGGTTCCATTGTTAACATAATTAGGCATGCCATGCAAAATACTGCCGAGTTTGAAGCTGCTGCTCAACTTTTAAAGGATGGACACACTGTAACG gCCTCACTGGAAAACATAGAACTTAATGATAATTGTGAAGGCTTTGCCGCTGATAAGCACACAAATCTGGAGACTGCTGGAACAGAGACCATTTATGATGGCAATAGGAATACTCTCCAAGCAACTTCTCCACAGCTCAGAAAGGGGCCTTTGCAGACAAAGATTCGCAGAGATCAACAAGGAGGCTCTTGTACGCGTCATGGTGAAAATGGTGTTGAATCCAGTAGTAATGTTTCTGAGCTTCACAGAGAAAACTTCCCTGTTTCACTGCAGAACATGGATCCA GATACTGGAGCAACTGTTCAGGTTTTAAAGAAGCCAACTGGTGCTTTTGGAGCAATGCTGGGAAGTGCAAGTGCAGCCGCAAAGAGAAGGTTTGATATTGACAAAAAG GACAAAGAAGAGATCAAGCTGGAAAGGATCAGGAATTCTGTAAATCTTCCATTCCATTCATTTTTGGGCAGAAATGATCCAAAACCAGTTGTGGAAGAGCCCACTACAGTTTCAGAAATTCCACGTGTTGAAGAATCTTTTGCTGTCCCACTGGCCAGTTCCAATTTAGAAGAAATTATAGTGTTGGACGATGATTCAGATGTAGAGGTATTAGAGAATGATGATTCAAAAATCAAAGATTCTCACGGGGATAGCAAAGCAGACAAAGAACGTGCATCTCTCTCTGATCTTTCTACAAGCTTCCAGAAGTGCTTCCAGTCTAGCAATCAAAATAGAGCAATTGAAAAAACCCGAAAATCTGAAGAACCAACTGGCCTTCTAAAGTTGAAGCCATTTGATTATGCTGCTGCGATCAGATTTGGGAAAGATCACGAGGAAAAATCAAAACAAGTGGGTGACAAAGATCAGAGCTCACTTGATTCTGTCAGTAGGAAAAGAAGTTCGGTTGTTCATGGAGTTGAGAAAGATGATGGGACCAAAGAATTTCCACAAGGTAGAAGACGTCAGGCTTTTCCAGCCACTGGAAATCGAAGTGCAACTTTTCGATGA